In the Hordeum vulgare subsp. vulgare chromosome 7H, MorexV3_pseudomolecules_assembly, whole genome shotgun sequence genome, one interval contains:
- the LOC123413319 gene encoding uncharacterized protein LOC123413319, whose product MWKPVLKVLENLHNDADNVAQRTTAAGLIKHMESFEFVLILHLMIRLLGKTNNLSQCLQLKNQNIVRAVGLIKTTLEDIQEIRQNGWDGLFKEVTDFCVKYNILVPNMEDTRTANGRSRSWGGQLVTYNHHFKIEIFNVLHDQLIVELNNRFAERSTQLLRCIACLDPKNSFANYNEDKLVDLANMYAADFSTYEVTFVLRNQLDSFIREARGDPHLMNCNDLGHLAMNMVKSDMHTTFPLVYRLVELALILPVATATVERAFSAMSIIKTGLRNKMGDDWMNHRMVCYIERDVFVSIEESKIIERFQGYRTRKGVLPRPTRKYSHFASIVNHFCLLYYVLIRISKF is encoded by the coding sequence ATGTGGAAACCAGTTCTAAAGGTATTAGAAAATTTACACAATGATGCAGATAATGTTGCCCAAAGAACCACAGCCGCGGGGTTGATAAAGCACATGGAGTCTTTTGAATTTGTTCTCATATTGCATCTTATGATTAGATTATTGGGCAAGACTAACAAtctgtcacaatgcttgcaattgAAAAATCAAAATATTGTACGTGCTGTGGGATTGATTAAAACCACATTGGAGGATATTCAAGAGATAAGGCAGAATGGTTGGGATGGGCTCTTCAAAGAGGTAACAGACTTTTGTGTCAAATATAACATTCTAGTGCCAAATATGGAAGATACAAGGACTGCTAATGGCCGTTCAAGGTCTTGGGGTGGGCAATTGGTAACTTACAACCATCATTTCAAAATTGAAATATTCAATGTGTTGCATGATCAACTTATTGTGGAGTTGAACAACCGCTTTGCTGAAAGGTCTACTCAATTGTTGAGATGCATTGCTTGTCTTGATCCCAAGAATTCATTTGCCAATTATAATGAAGACAAGCTAGTAGATCTTGCTAATATGTATGCTGCTGACTTCTCTACATATGAAGTTACTTTTGTCCTTAGAAACCAACTAGACTCATTCATTCGGGAAGCAAGAGGTGATCCACATTTGATGAATTGCAAtgatcttggtcatcttgccatgAATATGGTTAAAAGTGATATGCACACAACTTTTCCCTTAGTTTACCGTCTGGTTGAGTTAGCATTGATTTTACCTGTTGCAACCGCAACCGTGGAAAGGGCATTCTCAGCAATGAGCATTATCAAGACCGGATTGAGGAACAAAATGGGTGATGATTGGATGAATCATAGAATGGTATGTTACATTGAGAGAGATGTATTTGTTAGTATCGAAGAATCCAAGATCATTGAGCGATTTCAAGGTTATCGCACACGTAAAGGTGTTTTGCCTCGTCCAACACGTAAGTATTCACATTTTGCATCTATTGTTAATCACTTTTGCCTGCTATATTATGTACTGATTCGCATTTCAAAATTTTGA